GCTGGGCGGGCTGGATCCACGGCACGCCGGGCCGCTGACCGACGCGGGCGCCACCGCCTACCACGCGGTGCGGCGGGCGCTGCCGCACCTGGCGCCGGGCAGCGTAGCGGTGGTGCTCGGCGCGGGCGGGCTGGGCGCGTTCGCGGTGCAGTTCCTGCGGGTGCTGACCGCCGCGCGGGTGGTGGCGGTCGACGTCTCCCCCGATCGCCGGGCCTACGCCGAGTCGGTCGGCGCGCACGAGGTGGCGGCGGCGGTGACGGAGCCGGCCGACGTGGTGCTCGACTTCGTCGGCACGGACGAGACCGTCGCGGCCGGTGTCACGGCCGTCCGGCCCGGCGGAGCCTACGGGTTGATCGGCTCGGGCGGCGGGCGCCTCGACCGGCCGTGGTTCGGGGTGCTGCCCCGTGACGGCGAGGTGTTCACGTTCCAGGGCGGGTCGATCGCCGACGCCCAGGAGGTGATCGCGCTGGCGGCGGCCGGGCTGATCCGCAACCAGGTGCGGGAGTTCCCGTTCGAGCAGGCCGGGGAGGCCTACGACCGGCTCGCGGCCGGCACCCTCACCGGCCGCGCCGTCGTCGTCCTCTCCAGCGGCCGCCTCGTCGTCTAACCGGCCAGCTTCCCCAGGCGGGCGAGGGTCTCGTCGGCCTCGGCGACCAGGTCGGCCAGGACGTCGGCGACCGGGCGCACCTCGTTCATCCGGCCGACGATCTGGCCGACCGGCATCGGCACCACGGTCGGGTCGCCGGACTCCATCAGCCGCAGGTGCGCCTCGGACACCAGCAGATTCTGGAGCGGCATCGGCAGCGGCGCCGGCGCCTGCTCCGCGTTCCAGGCGTCGGTCCAGCGGTTGCGCAGCAGCCGGGCCGGCTTGCCGGAGTAGATCCGGCTCCGGACGGTGTCCGACGATCCGGCCTTGAGCAGGGCCTCGCGCAGCGCGGGAGCGCTCCGGTACTCCGCGGTGCCGAGCCAGACCGAGCCCATCCAGACGCCACGGGCGCCGAGCGCGAGCGCGGCCGCGACCTGCCGGCCGCTGCCGATCCCGCCGGCCGCCAGCACCGGCACACCCTCCCCCACCGCGTCGACGACCTCGGGCACCAGGACCATGCTGGCGATCTCACCGGTGTGCCCGCCCGCCTCGTAGCCCTGGGCCACCACGATGTCGACGCCGCTCGCCACGTGACCGCGGGCGTGATCCGCGCGGCCGGCGAGGGCGGCGACCTGGAGACCGTGCCGGTGCGCCTGGGCGATCACGTCCGGCGGTGGCGGGCCGAGCGCGTTGGCGATCAGCCGCACCGGGTGGTTCAGCGCCACCTCGACGTGTGAGCGGGCCACCGAGTGCAGCCAGCCGAGCACGCCGTCCCGCTTCTCCGCGCCGGCACCCAGTGGGGGAACGCCCAGGCGTTGCAGGGTCCGCTCGACGAAGTCGCGATGGCCCGGTGGGATCAGCCGGTCGAGGTCGGCGGGGACTCCCTCGGTCGGCTCGTGGCTGGGCATGACGACGTCCACGCCGTACGGAAATCCCTGGGTTTGATCGTCGAGCCAGGTCAGGACCGCGTCGAGCTCGTCGGCGTCGTTGAAACGCACGCAGCCGAGCACGCCGAGCCCACCGGCCCGGCTGATCGCCGCGACCACCTGCTCGGACGGGCTGAAGCCGACCACCGGATGCCGGATGCCGAGGCGTTCGCACAGCTCAGTCCGCATGGGTGGGCTCCTCGGCGGCGTGCTGGTGTGCCCAGCGGTAGTCGGCCTTGCCGCTGATCGTGCGATGGATCTCGTCGACCAGCCAGACCGACCGGGGCACCTTGTAACCGGCGATCAGCTCGCGCAGGTGCCCCTCGACCCCGGCCAGGTCCAGCTTCACTCCGGGCCGGGGCTGCACGAGCGCGGCCACCCGCTGCCCGAGCCGCTCGTCCGGGATGCCGATGACCAGCGCGTCGAAGACGTCGGGGCAGGTCTTCAGCGCGCCCTCGACCTCCTCCGGGAAGACCTTCTCGCCGCCGGTGTTCACGCAGGTGGCGCCGCGGCCGAGCAGGGTGATGGTGCCGTCCTCCTCCAGCCGGGCGTAGTCGCCGGGAAACGCGTAGCGCACCCCGTCGACCTCGGTGAGCAGGGCGGCGGTCTTCTCCGGGTCGTTGTAGTAGCCGAGCGGGAGGTAGCCGCTCTTGGCGAGCCGGCCCACCTCGCCGGGCGCCACCGGGCGGCCGTCGTCGCCCAGCACCACGGTGGTCGGGCCGGGCATGACCCGGGGGTCCTCGATCGCGCCGCCGGGCACGTCGGCGACCACGCCGAGCCCGGTGAACCCGGTCTCCGAGGCGCCGACCGCGTCGGTGACCAGCACGTTCGGCAGCAGGTCGAGGTACTGCCGCTTGACCACCGGGGAGAACAGGGCGCCGCTGGAGGAGACCGCGACGACCGAGGAGCCGTCGTAGCCGCCGCCCGCGTAGGCCTCGATGATCGGGCGGGCCATCGCGTCACCGATCAGCACCACCACGTTGACCTGGCGCCGGTCGATGGTGCGCCAGACCTCGTCGGCGTCGAAGTGCGGCAGCATCACCACGGTGTCGCCGGCGAACAGCGCCATCAGCGCGGCCCACTGCGCGTTGCCGTGGATCAGCGGGGCGAGGCAGAGCCGGACCATGCCGTCCGCGGCGGCGCCACGCCGGGACTGCTGCCACTCGTCCTCGAGCGGGATGCCGGTCATGAAGTCGACGCCGCCGCCGAGGGTGCGCCAGACGTCCTCGTGCCGCCAGAGCACACCCTTGGGATATCCGGTGGTGCCGCCGGTGTAGAGCAGGTAGATGTCGTCACCGGACCGCTCACCGAAGTCCCTCCGGGGTGCGCCGGCTGTCAGCGCCGCCGCGTAGTCGACGCCGTCGGCTGCCGCATCGGTGCCGTCCGGCAGCACCACCACCGCCCGCACCTCGGGCAGCTCCTTGATGACCGCCGCCACCCTGGGCGCGAAACGGCGGTCGTGGACGAGCGCCGCCAGCCCCGCGTCCGCGAACAGAAACTGTAACTCGTTCTCGACATACCGGAAGTTGACGTTCACCATCGCGGCGCGCAGCTTGTAGATGGCGATCATGGCCACCACGGCCTCGATCGAGTTGCCCGCGTAGAGCCCGACGCGATCACCCGGGCGCACCCCGCGATCTTGCAGGAAGTGGGCCAGACGATTGGCCCGCTGCTCCAGCTCGGCGTAGCTGATCTCCTGCTCGCCGAAGCACACCGCGATCCGGTCCGCGAAGGCGTCGACCGCGTGCTCGAACAGGTCCGCAATATTTGCCGCCATCAAACGAAAGTAGAACCTGTTATCGTGCGTGGCAAGCACTTCGGGAGGTGGCCCTGTGGAACCGCACGCGCTCGTCGAGCAACGCGGACCGATCCTGATCGTGACGATGAACCGGCCGCGGGTCCGCAACGCCCTCTCCGCCGAGATGATGGCGATCATGCGGGACGCCTGGGACCGGGTGGACGGCGATCCGTCGATCCGGGTCGCCGTGCTGACCGGCGCCGGTGGCGCGTTCTGCGCGGGCGCCGACCTGAAGGCGATGACCGCGTCGCACCCGGGCGACACCTTCGAGGACGCCGACCTCTCGCGGATCGACGCCCTGCTGAAGGGCCGGCGGCTGAGCAAGCCGCTGGTGGCCGCGGTGGAGGGACCGGCGGTGGCCGGGGGCACCGAGATCCTTCAGGCCACCGATGTGCGGGTGGCCGGCGAGAGTGCGCGGTTCGCGGTGTCCGAGGCGCGGTGGGGGTTGTTCCCGCTCGGAGGTTCGGCGGTGCGGCTGGTGCGGCAGATCCCGTACACGGTGGCGGCCGAGATGCTGCTGACCGGGCGGCAGCTGAGCGCGGCCGAGGCGCGGGCCGCCGGCCTGATCGGGCACGTCGTACCCGACGGTCAAGCGCTGGACAAGGCCCTCTCCCTGGCCGGGGCGATCGCGGCGAACGGCCCGGTCGCGGTCCAGGCCATCCTCCGCACCATCCGGGAGACCGAGGGCCTCGCCGAGAACGACGCGTTCGCCATCGAGTCGAAGATCGGCACGGCGGTGTTCCGCAGCGACGACGCGAAGGAGGGCCCGCGAGCCTTCACCGAGAAACGCCCTCCCCGCTTCCAGGGCCGCTGACCGGCCGGGCGGCGGCCAGCCGGGCCAGCTCCGTGCGGTTGGCCACGCCGAGCTTGGCGTACACGTGGGCGAGGTGCGTCTTGACCGTGCCACGGCCGATGTACAGCCGGGTGGCGATGTCCGGGTTGGTGAGCCCCTGCACGGCCAGGGCCACCACGGATCGCTCGGTCGGGGTCAGGCTGTCCCAGCCCGAGGCCGGCCTGCCTCGTGGACCGCGGGCGCGTTGCGCCAGCGCCG
Above is a genomic segment from Actinoplanes ianthinogenes containing:
- a CDS encoding alcohol dehydrogenase catalytic domain-containing protein, with amino-acid sequence MRAYRMTEWGAAPEHREMPEPVPGPGQVLVRVAGCGLCRSDLTMRRMPRAAGERLGWRMPFTLGHETAGWLSDGTPVALVAARSCGACRLCVRGLDNACPDGTTGRGYGRDGGLAEYVVADRRSVLPLGGLDPRHAGPLTDAGATAYHAVRRALPHLAPGSVAVVLGAGGLGAFAVQFLRVLTAARVVAVDVSPDRRAYAESVGAHEVAAAVTEPADVVLDFVGTDETVAAGVTAVRPGGAYGLIGSGGGRLDRPWFGVLPRDGEVFTFQGGSIADAQEVIALAAAGLIRNQVREFPFEQAGEAYDRLAAGTLTGRAVVVLSSGRLVV
- a CDS encoding NAD(P)H-dependent flavin oxidoreductase — encoded protein: MRTELCERLGIRHPVVGFSPSEQVVAAISRAGGLGVLGCVRFNDADELDAVLTWLDDQTQGFPYGVDVVMPSHEPTEGVPADLDRLIPPGHRDFVERTLQRLGVPPLGAGAEKRDGVLGWLHSVARSHVEVALNHPVRLIANALGPPPPDVIAQAHRHGLQVAALAGRADHARGHVASGVDIVVAQGYEAGGHTGEIASMVLVPEVVDAVGEGVPVLAAGGIGSGRQVAAALALGARGVWMGSVWLGTAEYRSAPALREALLKAGSSDTVRSRIYSGKPARLLRNRWTDAWNAEQAPAPLPMPLQNLLVSEAHLRLMESGDPTVVPMPVGQIVGRMNEVRPVADVLADLVAEADETLARLGKLAG
- a CDS encoding acyl-CoA synthetase, whose amino-acid sequence is MAANIADLFEHAVDAFADRIAVCFGEQEISYAELEQRANRLAHFLQDRGVRPGDRVGLYAGNSIEAVVAMIAIYKLRAAMVNVNFRYVENELQFLFADAGLAALVHDRRFAPRVAAVIKELPEVRAVVVLPDGTDAAADGVDYAAALTAGAPRRDFGERSGDDIYLLYTGGTTGYPKGVLWRHEDVWRTLGGGVDFMTGIPLEDEWQQSRRGAAADGMVRLCLAPLIHGNAQWAALMALFAGDTVVMLPHFDADEVWRTIDRRQVNVVVLIGDAMARPIIEAYAGGGYDGSSVVAVSSSGALFSPVVKRQYLDLLPNVLVTDAVGASETGFTGLGVVADVPGGAIEDPRVMPGPTTVVLGDDGRPVAPGEVGRLAKSGYLPLGYYNDPEKTAALLTEVDGVRYAFPGDYARLEEDGTITLLGRGATCVNTGGEKVFPEEVEGALKTCPDVFDALVIGIPDERLGQRVAALVQPRPGVKLDLAGVEGHLRELIAGYKVPRSVWLVDEIHRTISGKADYRWAHQHAAEEPTHAD
- a CDS encoding crotonase/enoyl-CoA hydratase family protein — its product is MNRPRVRNALSAEMMAIMRDAWDRVDGDPSIRVAVLTGAGGAFCAGADLKAMTASHPGDTFEDADLSRIDALLKGRRLSKPLVAAVEGPAVAGGTEILQATDVRVAGESARFAVSEARWGLFPLGGSAVRLVRQIPYTVAAEMLLTGRQLSAAEARAAGLIGHVVPDGQALDKALSLAGAIAANGPVAVQAILRTIRETEGLAENDAFAIESKIGTAVFRSDDAKEGPRAFTEKRPPRFQGR